A stretch of the Dioscorea cayenensis subsp. rotundata cultivar TDr96_F1 chromosome 4, TDr96_F1_v2_PseudoChromosome.rev07_lg8_w22 25.fasta, whole genome shotgun sequence genome encodes the following:
- the LOC120259051 gene encoding agamous-like MADS-box protein AGL11 produces MALPGGNQDLRGEGREEMGRGKIEIKRIENTTNRQVTFCKRRNGLLKKAYELSVLCDAEVALIVFSTRGRLYEYSNDNIKSTIERYKKAIADNSNSGCIIEVNSQQYYQQEATKLRHQIQILQNANRHLAGEGLSSLTIKELKQLESRLERGIARIRSKKHELLFAEIEYMQKRELELQNDNTYLRSKIAESERVQHTNAASSGAEFNTLPAFDARNYYHINMLEAAAHYSHQQDQTALHLGYETKDDPAA; encoded by the exons TGGAGAAGGAAGGGAGGAAATGGGGAGAGGaaagatagaaataaaaagGATCGAAAACACGACAAACCGACAAGTGACATTCTGCAAGAGAAGAAATGGTTTGCTGAAAAAGGCTTATGAACTTTCGGTGTTATGTGACGCCGAAGTAGCTCTCATCGTCTTCTCCACCCGTGGTCGCCTTTACGAATACTCGAATGACAA TATAAAATCGACAATCGAAAGGTACAAGAAGGCAATCGCTGACAATTCAAACTCAGGTTGCATCATAGAGGTCAACTCTCAA CAATACTACCAGCAAGAAGCAACAAAGTTACGTCACCAAATACAGATTCTACAGAATGCAAACAG GCACTTGGCAGGAGAAGGTTTAAGTTCTTTAACCATAAAGGAACTCAAGCAACTTGAAAGCAGACTAGAAAGAGGAATTGCACGTATCAGATCAAAGAAG CATGAGTTGCTCTTTGCGGAGATTGAGTACATGCAGAAAAGA GAGCTGGAACTTCAAAATGACAATACGTATCTCAGATCAAAG ATAGCAGAAAGTGAAAGAGTACAGCATACAAATGCAGCATCGTCCGGGGCAGAGTTCAATACACTTCCAGCATTTGACGCCCGAAACTACTACCATATCAACATGTTAGAAGCAGCAGCTCACTACTCACACCAACAAGATCAGACAGCGCTTCATTTAGGATATGAAACAAAAGATGATCCAGCTGCATAA
- the LOC120258960 gene encoding KH domain-containing protein At1g09660/At1g09670-like isoform X2 translates to MDERIQPGTYFQYSPSGIQSSPHHSPSIRPSSASSLDRERYLSELLAEKQKLGPFLQVLPFCSRLLNQEILRASGLVDSERIEHGSPLRLSGYPTNGMQMDFEGWPGIQPQFLDQENGFFQRMRVLQASSMGWNGTPVVTSTPVVKKVVRLDVPIDKFPNYNFVGRLLGPRGNSLKRVEATTQCRVYIRGRGSVKDVIKEEELRGKPGYEHLNEPLHVLVEAELPADIIDTQLSQAVGVLEDLLKPVDESLDYYKKQQLRELAMLNGTLREESPHMSPSMSPGASPFNSSSMKRPKTGR, encoded by the exons ATGGATGAGAGGATCCAACCTGGGACTTACTTTCAGTATTCCCCTTCTGGGATCCAATCTTCCCCTCATCACTCACCATCTATTAGaccttcttctgcttcttcccTTGATAGGGAAAG ATATTTGTCAGAACTTCTTGCCGAGAAACAAAAATTGGGACCATTTTTGCAAGTTCTGCCATTTTGCAGCAGGCTTCTAAATCAAG AGATTCTACGAGCATCTGGTTTAGTCGATTCTGAGAGAATTGAACATGGAAGTCCATTAAGGTTATCTGGTTATCCTACAAATGGCATGCAAATGGATTTCGAAGGTTGGCCGGGAATTCAACCACAG TTTTTGGATCAGGAAAATGGTTTTTTCCAAAGAATGAGGGTCCTTCAAGCATCATCGATGGGATGGAATGGCACACCGGTAGTTACTAGCACTCCGGTTGTAAAGAAAGTCGTAAGATTAGATGTTCCTATTGACAAGTTCCCTAAT TACAACTTTGTTGGCCGGTTGCTCGGGCCGAGAGGTAACTCATTGAAAAGGGTTGAAGCTACAACACAATGCAGAGTTTATATACGTGGCCGGGGTTCAGTGAAGGACGTTATTAAG GAAGAAGAACTAAGAGGCAAACCCGGGTACGAGCACCTAAACGAGCCATTACATGTACTTGTGGAAGCTGAGCTTCCGGCAGACATAATTGACACGCAATTAAGCCAAGCCGTGGGAGTACTCGAAGATCTTCTAAAACCAGTG GATGAATCCTTGGACTACTATAAGAAACAACAGTTACGAGAACTAGCGATGCTCAACGGAACTTTAAGAGAAGAGAGCCCGCATATGAGCCCGAGCATGAGCCCCGGCGCATCGCCGTTCAACAGCTCCAGTATGAAAAGGCCGAAAACAGGAAGATAA
- the LOC120258765 gene encoding LOW QUALITY PROTEIN: pentatricopeptide repeat-containing protein At1g08070, chloroplastic-like (The sequence of the model RefSeq protein was modified relative to this genomic sequence to represent the inferred CDS: deleted 1 base in 1 codon) — protein MLHGIIRHDRALLLSLLRSCIGFDGGKRSGEAIHCRIFKLGIYKDRFLQTGLLDFYSKCGCLEGARQVFDEMPDRDVVAQNAMIAAFGVYGCLDDARKLFDGMMERSSASWNSMISVYCKRCDLEAARELFDRNPVKDVVSWNAMIDGYCKVGRMEMAWELFDRMDSARNSVTWNTVISGYLHCREFGKVVSVFRMMQEENVRPTEVTMVSLLSACAHLGALDMGRWIHAYIKNHNFKVDVVLGNALVDMYFKCGSADMAVDVFRRLPVKNIYCWNSVIVGLGMHGYGEQAVEAFHEMEKVTSFKPDGVTFVGLLSGCSHSGLVDEGKKYFHEMHRVYGVKPKIEHYGCMKLCQFLQTVLFGEALLRACRIYKDTELSEQVTKRLLELDPSDGGNYVFLSNVYAASKRWVDVEKCRKIMIEKGVRKIPGCSSIELNNIVHEFVAGDTSHPQFKKINAFLVEIDRELRKLGYRPDVDSVLHDIEEEEKEDAIKYHSEKIAIAFGLLNSTGTGPIRIVKNLRICYDCHEASKLIAKLFQREIIVRDRNRFHHFWDGACSCMDYW, from the exons ATGCTCCACGGAATCATCCGCCATGATCGCGCGCTGCTCCTATCTCTTCTCCGCTCTTGCATTGGCTTCGATGGGGGTAAAAGATCCGGAGAAGCCATCCATTGCCGGATCTTCAAGCTGGGTATCTATAAAGACAGGTTCTTGCAGACCGGGCTGCTCGATTTCTACTCAAAATGTGGATGTTTAGAAGGTGCACGGCAAGTGTTCGATGAAATGCCCGATAGAGATGTAGTCGCGCAAAATGCTATGATTGCAGCGTTTGGGGTGTATGGTTGCTTGGATGATGCCCGCAAGTTGTTTGATGGAATGATGGAGAGAAGCTCGGCGAGTTGGAACTCTATGATTAGTGTTTATTGTAAAAGGTGTGATCTTGAGGCTGCTAGAGAGTTGTTTGATAGAAATCCTGTTAAGGATGTGGTGTCATGGAATGCGATGATTGATGGGTATTGTAAGGTAGGGAGAATGGAGATGGCTTGGGAGTTGTTTGATAGGATGGACAGTGCCAGGAACTCTGTTACTTGGAATACGGTGATCTCTGGGTATTTGCATTGCAGGGAGTTTGGAAAGGTGGTTTCGGTGTTTAGAATGATGCAAGAAGAGAATGTGAGACCGACGGAGGTCACAATGGTGAGCTTGCTATCTGCTTGTGCTCATTTGGGTGCTTTGGATATGGGTAGATGGATTCATGCTtacattaaaaatcataattttaaagtTGATGTTGTTTTGGGTAATGCGCTTGTCGATATGTACTTCAAGTGTGGGAGTGCAGATATGGCTGTTGATGTCTTCCGAAGGTTGCCAGTGAAGAATATTTATTGTTGGAATTCGGTTATTGTGGGACTGGGAATGCATGGTTATGGCGAACAAGCTGTAGAGGCATTTCATGAGATGGAGAAAGTGACTTCTTTTAAGCCGGATGGAGTTACATTTGTGGGGCTCTTGTCAGGTTGCAGCCATTCTGGTTTGGTCGATGAAGGGAAAAAGTACTTCCATGAAATGCATCGAGTTTATGGAGTGAAACCCAAGATAGAGCACTACGGGTGCATG AAGCTATGCCAATTCCTCCAAACTGTGTTGTTTGGGGAAGCTTTGCTCCGTGCTTGTAGGATATACAAAGATACAGAGTTAAGTGAGCAAGTGACGAAACGACTGTTGGAGTTGGACCCGAGCGATGGAGGCAATTATGTGTTTCTCTCAAATGTATATGCTGCATCGAAGCGTTGGGTTGATGTTGAAAAGTGCAGGAAAATAATGATTGAGAAGGGAGTGCGCAAAATACCCGGTTGTAGCTCAATTGAACTGAATAACATAGTTCATGAGTTTGTTGCTGGTGATACCTCACATCCacaattcaagaaaattaatgctttCTTAGTTGAGATTGATAGGGAGCTGAGAAAACTTGGATATAGACCAGATGTGGACTCTGTTCTTCATGATATAGAAGAGGAGGAAAAGGAGGACGCAATTAAGTATCAT AGTGAAAAGATAGCAATTGCTTTTGGGCTTCTGAACTCGACTGGGACAGGGCCTATTAGAATTGTAAAAAACCTTAGAATTTGTTATGATTGCCATGAGGCATCGAAACTAATAGCAAAATTGTTCCAAAGGGAGATAATTGTTAGAGATCGCAATCGGTTTCATCATTTTTGGGATGGGGCTTGTTCTTGTATGGACTATTGGTGA
- the LOC120258141 gene encoding zinc-finger homeodomain protein 3-like yields the protein MDLSGHEGVEMAIPISSTYTVQQRQQQQQQQALSQGLINGPHPPSEEQHQHNQKKLSSSSTSPSPSWVKYKECLKNHAASIGGNATDGCGEFMPSGEEGTIESFKCSACNCHRNFHRKETDVAETYSLVPRSAGGAQMVMPLGSFHTSESDEMDRQQHHHHHHHHHHQQQQGPVVRKRFRTKFTQEQKEKMLDFAESVGWRLQKQEESVVQHFCQEIGIKRRVLKVWMHNNKHNLAKKDLNDSNVVVHPHPHPPPPPPTHHHHTSLQLE from the exons ATGGACCTTTCTGGGCATGAAGGAGTGGAGATGGCAATCCCAATAAGCAGCACTTACACTGTACAACAacgccaacaacaacaacaacaacaagctctTTCTCAAGGACTTATTAATGGACCTCATCCTCCATCTGaagaacaacatcaacataaCCAAAAgaaactttcttcttcttctacttctccttctccttcatgGGTGAAATACAAAGAGTGCTTGAAAAACCATGCAGCTTCCATTGGAGGCAATGCTACTGATGGTTGTGGTGAGTTCATGCCTAGTGGTGAAGAAGGCACCATTGAATCCTTCAAATGCTCTGCTTGTAATTGCCACAGGAATTTCCACAGAAAAGAAACTGATG ttgCAGAAACATACAGTTTAGTGCCAAGATCAGCAGGAGGAGCTCAAATGGTGATGCCTTTGGGATCATTCCACACTTCAGAGTCTGATGAAATGGATAgacaacaacatcatcatcatcatcatcatcatcatcatcaacaacaacaaggtcCAGTTGTGAGGAAAAGGTTCAGGACAAAGTTCACTCAAGAGCAAAAGGAGAAGATGCTAGACTTTGCAGAGAGTGTGGGTTGGAGGTTGCAGAAACAAGAGGAGAGTGTTGTGCAACACTTTTGTCAAGAGATTGGTATCAAGAGGAGAGTTCTCAAGGTTTGGATGCACAACAACAAGCACAATCTTGCCAAGAAGGACCTTAATGACAGCAATGTTGTTgttcatcctcatcctcatcctcctcctcctcctcctactcatcatcatcatactTCTCTTCagcttgaatga
- the LOC120258960 gene encoding KH domain-containing protein At1g09660/At1g09670-like isoform X1 yields MDERIQPGTYFQYSPSGIQSSPHHSPSIRPSSASSLDRERYLSELLAEKQKLGPFLQVLPFCSRLLNQEILRASGLVDSERIEHGSPLRLSGYPTNGMQMDFEGWPGIQPQFLDQENGFFQRMRVLQASSMGWNGTPVVTSTPVVKKVVRLDVPIDKFPNYNFVGRLLGPRGNSLKRVEATTQCRVYIRGRGSVKDVIKEEELRGKPGYEHLNEPLHVLVEAELPADIIDTQLSQAVGVLEDLLKPVFFQDESLDYYKKQQLRELAMLNGTLREESPHMSPSMSPGASPFNSSSMKRPKTGR; encoded by the exons ATGGATGAGAGGATCCAACCTGGGACTTACTTTCAGTATTCCCCTTCTGGGATCCAATCTTCCCCTCATCACTCACCATCTATTAGaccttcttctgcttcttcccTTGATAGGGAAAG ATATTTGTCAGAACTTCTTGCCGAGAAACAAAAATTGGGACCATTTTTGCAAGTTCTGCCATTTTGCAGCAGGCTTCTAAATCAAG AGATTCTACGAGCATCTGGTTTAGTCGATTCTGAGAGAATTGAACATGGAAGTCCATTAAGGTTATCTGGTTATCCTACAAATGGCATGCAAATGGATTTCGAAGGTTGGCCGGGAATTCAACCACAG TTTTTGGATCAGGAAAATGGTTTTTTCCAAAGAATGAGGGTCCTTCAAGCATCATCGATGGGATGGAATGGCACACCGGTAGTTACTAGCACTCCGGTTGTAAAGAAAGTCGTAAGATTAGATGTTCCTATTGACAAGTTCCCTAAT TACAACTTTGTTGGCCGGTTGCTCGGGCCGAGAGGTAACTCATTGAAAAGGGTTGAAGCTACAACACAATGCAGAGTTTATATACGTGGCCGGGGTTCAGTGAAGGACGTTATTAAG GAAGAAGAACTAAGAGGCAAACCCGGGTACGAGCACCTAAACGAGCCATTACATGTACTTGTGGAAGCTGAGCTTCCGGCAGACATAATTGACACGCAATTAAGCCAAGCCGTGGGAGTACTCGAAGATCTTCTAAAACCAGTG TTTTTCCAGGATGAATCCTTGGACTACTATAAGAAACAACAGTTACGAGAACTAGCGATGCTCAACGGAACTTTAAGAGAAGAGAGCCCGCATATGAGCCCGAGCATGAGCCCCGGCGCATCGCCGTTCAACAGCTCCAGTATGAAAAGGCCGAAAACAGGAAGATAA
- the LOC120258960 gene encoding KH domain-containing protein At1g09660/At1g09670-like isoform X3, which yields MDERIQPGTYFQYSPSGIQSSPHHSPSIRPSSASSLDRERYLSELLAEKQKLGPFLQVLPFCSRLLNQEILRASGLVDSERIEHGSPLRLSGYPTNGMQMDFEGWPGIQPQFLDQENGFFQRMRVLQASSMGWNGTPVVTSTPVVKKVYNFVGRLLGPRGNSLKRVEATTQCRVYIRGRGSVKDVIKEEELRGKPGYEHLNEPLHVLVEAELPADIIDTQLSQAVGVLEDLLKPVFFQDESLDYYKKQQLRELAMLNGTLREESPHMSPSMSPGASPFNSSSMKRPKTGR from the exons ATGGATGAGAGGATCCAACCTGGGACTTACTTTCAGTATTCCCCTTCTGGGATCCAATCTTCCCCTCATCACTCACCATCTATTAGaccttcttctgcttcttcccTTGATAGGGAAAG ATATTTGTCAGAACTTCTTGCCGAGAAACAAAAATTGGGACCATTTTTGCAAGTTCTGCCATTTTGCAGCAGGCTTCTAAATCAAG AGATTCTACGAGCATCTGGTTTAGTCGATTCTGAGAGAATTGAACATGGAAGTCCATTAAGGTTATCTGGTTATCCTACAAATGGCATGCAAATGGATTTCGAAGGTTGGCCGGGAATTCAACCACAG TTTTTGGATCAGGAAAATGGTTTTTTCCAAAGAATGAGGGTCCTTCAAGCATCATCGATGGGATGGAATGGCACACCGGTAGTTACTAGCACTCCGGTTGTAAAGAAAGTC TACAACTTTGTTGGCCGGTTGCTCGGGCCGAGAGGTAACTCATTGAAAAGGGTTGAAGCTACAACACAATGCAGAGTTTATATACGTGGCCGGGGTTCAGTGAAGGACGTTATTAAG GAAGAAGAACTAAGAGGCAAACCCGGGTACGAGCACCTAAACGAGCCATTACATGTACTTGTGGAAGCTGAGCTTCCGGCAGACATAATTGACACGCAATTAAGCCAAGCCGTGGGAGTACTCGAAGATCTTCTAAAACCAGTG TTTTTCCAGGATGAATCCTTGGACTACTATAAGAAACAACAGTTACGAGAACTAGCGATGCTCAACGGAACTTTAAGAGAAGAGAGCCCGCATATGAGCCCGAGCATGAGCCCCGGCGCATCGCCGTTCAACAGCTCCAGTATGAAAAGGCCGAAAACAGGAAGATAA